In Aspergillus nidulans FGSC A4 chromosome II, the genomic stretch CACCTTTCATCCAAGAACGCATGCATCTCATGCGGAGAGTCCCTGGCGACCCCGTCAGTCTGCAGACATGCATTGAGTGCGCGCTAGGTCCAGCGGAGGAGCACGCGTCCACCGCAATCAAGGTGCGCAAGCACCTGGATGCGCTTGAGCCTGATATGAGTGAGTTGGCGCTACAACCCTATGTGCTGGTAACTCCCGGCTGACTTGCCAGTCTGCGTTGACGCTCTGTCGCCGTCTTGTATAACCGGCACCCGTCTGTCAAGACGCAAGTTCATACTCACTATCCCCTGCTCGCCTGGGCTCAGTGCCCTGCCAGGACCCCTTGATCCGCATGTCGTCGCCTGGAATCGTCGAGGATCCTGGGGCACGTTCTTTGAGAGTATGTCATTATCTCTCCAGCCGCGCAGGCCAAGATGACGCTAACAGAAGCAGACCTTTACCTCTCCCTCAGCGAATCTATCCACAGCCGCATCCATCGAGACCGACGCGACAAGCACAAAATCATCAAGCGTCTAGGGCTGAAGTCGTACGGTGCTACCCGCGACTCAGCGCACTTCCCGCCACACTGGGAGGACGACAAATGCGTAGCGGGTATCCACTTCAACACTCCCGGCATGATCGACTGCCCTAAACAGTCGTCCAAATTTGTTTTCGTAGGTGCTGGTGTATCTAAAGAGCCAGAGCTACTGACAGCGACGTTCCCTGAACTGGAGTGGATGGACGACGCTGCCCTCCACGGCCACGACGTTGTCTACATTAACATGGGCTCCATGTTCGTCTGGGAGAGCGACGAATTTAGGGCATGTATTAAGGGATTCGAAGCTGCGCACCGAAACATGGGGGGCCGAGTACGGTTCCTGATCAAGATCAACGGGTGTCCTCGCAGTCGCCACACTCCCCGCCACTCCACCACAATAACCACGGGTTTGAGCCCCGATCAAAAAGAGGTCAAGTTGGAAGACGAATTGCCACCGTATATCCGATTGACCTCATGGATTCAGCACCAACAGTCTATCTATACACACCGCGCCCTCAAGGCCTTTGTCCACCATGGAGGCGGCAACTCGTTCAACGAAGCTGTGCATTTCGCCATTCCACAGCTGGTACTTTCGCAATGGCTCGACACGCATGAGTACGGATTATATGCTGAAAAATTCGGGCTTGGCTTGCGCAGCAGGAACCCGCCGCGCATCGAGGCCGATGATATCCGCCTCAAGATTGAGACGTTACTCGGGCCAAAGTGGGATGAATATAAGAGCAACTGTAGGGCCTGGGCATTCCGGAGTCAGATTGCCGGTggaccagcagcggcagcaaagATTGTCCTGTTTCATGCTGAGAATGAACAGAAGATTCCAACCAAGAGGGTGTCGAATGCGACTGACTctgggatggagatggagttgaCGCCCCCTCTGTCACCCGTCTTGGGAGAGAAGAATGGTACGGGCTCAGGGGCAGTCAAGGAGATTGTGATATGATGTGAACTGTGATACCTGCTGCCCAGCGAGTGCTGGGTAGCCCTGTTTCCTTTGttgcttttcctttgttGGCTACCTTGATGGTATTTCTGGTGCATATATAGACTATACCGAAAAGTGATCAGCGAGCAATGTTGACCTCGGCAATTAATGAAATGACTGAGAGCTATACAACCTCAAAATTTCGGATAATATTTCTCTACCTTCACGTTCTCTAGAGGGATATGTGGCGAGAGTTTATTCCATACCGTCTGGCCAGACTTCGCAAAACCGCATGCTTGGCAGATTTGCTCACCTGCAATGTAAAAACTACCATACGGTAAACTATTATTGAGTTGTATTGTACACGATAATATTACTATATGCTTGGTGTCCAGGGATGTAGACGGGGCAAGGAGGTACCATTCCAAGCTGCTACCTAGGGATCCAGAAAAGTTTTTTGGAGTCAGAAATCAGCAATATGGATAACGACGGACATTCTAAGTCAGTTTCGTACACGGCAAAGAATTTTTCAAGAAAGCCAAAgaaagagggaaaggaaggaatAGACTTATGCGTCCATAGATGTGGAGTATGAGAGTCGGCCTGTCCCGCTAGCCAAGACGCAGGTGGTAGGACACTAtcaaaggggaaaaagcaaaaaataAACCAAAATAGGAAAAATTGGGTataagagaaagaaaggatACGAGGCAAGGAAATgggagaaaagaaggtatAAGAGTAAAAAAGCGAGGGAATGAATCACAGCTTCGCCCGAACGCTCCACTGCTGCTCCATATCAAGTCCAACCAGCCGCCTAAACATGCCGGCAACCTCATGCCCTAGGAGCATGACCTCTGTCACGTCAAAGAACTTCTCGTCAAAGAGCATGTTAAATCTCAATTGATCGCGGAAGCTATTCAGCGCAAAACAAACAGTGGGATCTGTTGTTCGGCCACCGGTCTTGAAGTCCGTCATCCGGACCGCATCTGTCTCGTCTCCATGAATCCCCACCGCCCCCTGCCGGTCACGGCCGTTCGAGAACTGGCCCTGCGATGTGAGAGTTGGTCGGCCTCGCCctggcggaggaggtgggcTACTGGGGGGAGTATGAGCGTTGGCTAGAGCGGTAGCAAGCTCTGGCGCCAGCTGATCGAAGACGGGGATAATATGCGGAGAGGTGATGTCTTCATTCTGCGCTACATCGATGGCGGCAGCGAGCTTGAGTAGACCCTGTTGCGTTCTTGGGCACAGATCGACCTCCTTGGCCGACACCCAGGCGCTCGACGGGATGATAGGCATCGTGACGGGCCCCCGGCCATTGGCTGCAGAGGTATCCAACCACCGCCGGCCGTGCgcagagaagaggaggtgcGCTCCTTCGGGTTCAAGCTCCGGCTCTACATTCTGCGGCCCAGAGGTAGGAGCAGAGTCGGCTGCGAGTGAAGGTGCACGGTAAGGGTACCGCTGTGCAATAGCGGCAGTCATTGAGGCGAAGAACGCAGCAGTCAGGGAGACACCGGCCTGTTTCAGGAACTTGAATGCAGCCCGAGACTCAGCGGGCTCGAAAGAGATTGTTTTGTTATGGATGGCTCGGCGCCTGATTGCGTGGTTGGGGTGGAGCGGGATCCCGATCGACGAGCGAGACCAGCGGTCCTGGGTGCGCTGGTACGTatcaagagcatcctgaAGGTCTTGGGGCgtgggctggcgctggttaGGGCCGCCAGTGTGCGGGTGCGAGTATACATGGCTCAGGGATTGTGGGAGACGCGGGATGATCGCATGCATGGTTTCTGCCTCGGGCGAGAATACGCCCGCGACGCCAGCCTCTGCATCTGGGCATGAAAGCTGGGCGATGAACTCCTGcatgatgaggaagatgtcCAAGCTAATGAGAGTGTGCGACATGTTCAGGACGCAGCCGCGCGGGCCACGGATGGGGTCGAGCACGAGCGTCATGGAGATGCCGGACGCCTTTTCCCGCGAGCGGGCCAGATAGACGTCGTTGGTGGTCGTACCGGTTTCGACGATGCATGTTCGTGAAGCCCAGTGCTCTGCCTCCTTGGCTGTGTGGTGAAGAGCGTACGAAGCGTGCGATAGGGCTGGAAACTCAACGCCAATGACGGGGTGGACAAGGCGCGTCCGGTACCAGGCCGCAtggtggcggcggcggagtTGCGCATTGGTCAGAGAAGTCTCAATGGTCGACTGTACAGTAAGTTGAAACTTTTCAAGTAGTTCATTAGACCGGTGCTTGAATATGGGGGATGCAGTTGGATGGGCTCACGTTTCCATCGCAGTAGTGCTCAGAATGCTTCACCAGCAGCTCGGCGCCGCGAAGGGGTCGCACCAGGTTTCTTCCTGATAGCTTCCATTCTGAGACTGGCTCAGGGAGAGTCGTCTCATAGGGCTGCTGAATTGGGGATGCCATGATGGAGGTGCTGCTTGAGAACCTTCACCCGTAGACCACGCAGTGTACTCTGCTGGAGAAATGGCAGCAACGAGGAGAACTAATACAGCCATTGACTACAGGGTAGATACGCAACCGATCGGCGACCTTAGCCTGCAATAGCGGCGAAGACTATCAGACCCCTGGCGTGGTGGCGTCAATCGATATTTTACGAGGGTCCACCGCAATGTTTCCACGTTCTTACCATGTCGATCCTGCAGATCGCTGCCAGGGATGCATTCAAACATGGTTTGACTTGTCACAGCTGTTTGAATCTGATCTGATCCTGCATCCCTTGTTCTAGCTTGAAACTTGACATTCTTGACGCGCAGGCCAGTCTTTGCTTTATCCAGCGTCTCTCACTCTCTGTCTAACCGACCAGCTGCCTATCCAGCATGGCCACCCCAATCCAATACCAGTcgcccggtctgcacagcGACGAAACCGTCCACGGCACCGGGATATGGCGCCGAATCGAGAACGGCTGGACGCGGGAATGCGCCGCGACCGAATCCGGCGTCAGCTACAACCAAAACGTCCGCGACGGACACACAGAGCTGACCGTCGAGCTCCCCTTCAGCACGAACCTGTCCACAGCAGAGCTGATCCAACGCGTTCGGAACGCTTGGCTGCTCTGCCACTCTACGCGCCCTGAGATCGCCATTCAGATATCCACGGGCACGGAGTTGCCGCAGCGGCTGGTCTTTGAGCCTCTGAAGACTCCTACggaagcagcagcctggCTAAAGGAGACCTTCCGCGTCGTTTCGGACGCAGATGCGCGCGATGTAGCTCGCATGACCTACAGTCGCCGTCTACCGACGAAGGGGAAGAGAAATATGCTCTACCTTGTGACGGCGGGCGCGGCGAGCCCTGAGTATCCCGAGAGGCACTGTCTCGTGTGGAATTTCAGCCACGTCTTGGCTGATGTCTACAGCGTCGTGCTGTTCTTCAACCACTTCTTCCGCACAGTTACAGAGGTGGCCGGTGATCGGGACCTCGACGTCCGCGAGTTGGATTATTCGTGCCTCGAGACCCGGCTGCCTCTTACGCCCATGACTCCCTACGAAGAACGATACCAGCCTACAAAAGAGCATAAGGAACGGGCGATTGAAGGCGCCTTGGCCCAGACAGAGCTGTATACTTCAAAGGTACGATTGCCCCTTCGTGTGAATTTTTTCTGGTTCCCTGCTGTGAATATGCCTTGCTGATTTGGTCCGACTTCTGAAATAGATGCCCCAGTCTATTGCTATGTACCCTGAGCCCGACGCAGCCGCCCGTCCTCACGGCACTCACTGTATAAGACTGCGGTATACACTGGCCGAATCTGAGGCACTGCTGGCGGCTCTCTCCGAGCAAAAGATCAGCATCAccttcgccgccgccgcagcgaCAGTGCTCTCCATCAAGCAGATCTACGGGCGCGGCCACGAAACAGGTGCTCTGCTCGGCATGACACGCAACGCGAGACGTTGGGTCGACACCGAAGGGCGCCACCGCGTGCCCAATGCCGCTgacgtcgtcttcctctggaTCCCATTCAAACCGGAGTGGTTTGCGCCCGGCACCTCAACCCAGGAGACAATACTGCTTCTCGCACGCGAGATTCGCACCCAGTTAGGACCCCATCTGACTTCGCCCCATTATATCTCAACGCTCTCCTTCACGGCAGACAGGGTGATTGCCAATCTTGCCGGAGAGGGCGAGCCCGTCCCATCGCCCCAGGCGCCGGGTTTCTCGCCGCAGGGCGCGCTCCCTCTTCAGAGGGATTTTGCGTCGTCCAGGGTGAGCATCAGGACACACGACTTAGTGCACACGGGGCGCCAGATCAACCCGAGTGCGTGGGTGGGCATGTTTTCGCTCTGGGGGCGGGTTACATTGAGCATGGGATTTGATTCCAAGTATTATGATCCCGCCAAGATGGAGGCGTTTATGGAGAGGGTCAAGGCAAATCTGGGATCTACTCAGGTTGTTTCGAAGTGGTCGAAGCCGGTTGTCCAGGCGAGATTGTAGTAGGACgtttcttcatttcctcattTCCTCATTTCCTCGCTTTCCCATTTCCCTCTTTCTGTTTTTCTATTCTTCTATTCTTTTCCTTCCGGTCCACACTTTTCATACCAAGCTAGAGCAGCGCCTTTTCTTTGTACGAGAGTTCGCCCATTTGGGATCCGGCAGGCTCCGGATTTGGCTTCGATGACCATTTGTCAATCTTTAtttcattcttcttttgtcTCGTACCCTTGTGACACAAATATACGATTTACTGCTTGTTTTCAACATGTTTGTCTGTGGTTTCGTTGATTATATACCCTCTTGGATATGTAGACGAACTCTGGGCCGCCTACCTAGTACTATGAGCCCTAGCCGGTATATTGATCTCTCGCGACGTCGTTCACGACCTCGCCTGAAGGCCCCGCCTGGCCTAGACTTCGAGCGAGCCTAAAAGCGTCTCGGATCCGGGCCGTTCGGATGAGAGACCGAATACTCTTGTAAATATCCTCAAACCGTGGAACCTGGAGCACAAGACTTCCAATCCATGGATTCAGCAGTGTGTGGAGTGCCTCCCGTCTAATTTTTCGTCCCTCTTAAGGGCACAGAACTGCCCGTGACAAATCCCGTCGCACTAGAAAATTAGCACTGAAGAGATCAGCGTCTTGGACACATTCTCGAGAATAGTCAGTCCTATTCCGGCGGTGGGGGCTTTGCTTTTTATCTATGCCATTGCCCGCGGTCAACCTCTCTGTAAAACTCATCAGTGCAGGTGCTCAAATCAATACAGTGAAGTAACATGCTGGTTGGCGGATAGCTCCGACCTCGGCGGTTTGGGAGGGTAGGGCGCCATAAGGCCATGAATTAGGTGTATCTGGCCCACAACAGTGAGGATACCTTGAGGTACGAATGAGAGAATCTCAACAAGGCACGCCTGGCAATATGGATACCTGCGGTTACGGTTAGCCTAAAGCAGGCAGTGATGATGCTCTTTGCGTTTGGCTGTGTCGCAGCGGAGGGTCTCGGCGAGCTGGAATGTCTCAAAAGAGGACCCTATCTTGAACTCATGGATGATGGTACGAAGCATCGGTTATTTTTTTTGTCATACATCAATCACCATCCAAATCCCGGAACGGGTCAGTTCCAGGTTCAGATGTAACATCACCTGCAACTGGCGGCTCAGGGCTAGCCTCAAAAAGCACTAGTATATGCATGGAGTCCAGCGCGAAAGGCTTCCTACTGAACATCTTCGACCGCGCAAAAGTGACAGTGGCTGGGTACATGGACGAGAGATTTTGAGGTACCTTGGCTCAGTCACCATTGCAGGCATTGGCCAGATACATAGTCTTGCAAAATTCAGTCCCTCCCCATAGCCCAATCGTTGTCTTTCGTAAGTCTACAATGTCTCCAAGTCAGGCTCCGCATTACCTCTACGTTGGACATTGTGCGCGCCTCAAGTCTATCAAGGGGCACCCGAGTCGTAACGAATCTCAACCTACTACTGTGCCTCACAAGACGTTGTGTACGAGACTATCGCGGCCAGAATGGCAGCTCAGGCAACTTGAGAGTTTGAGACAGCGAGATTAAGACGGAGCCGCAAGGCGCGTATATGAGGCCAGGAGGCTCTTCTGACAGTACCGTTAGGAGTGGCGCTGATTGATGTACAACTAAGGTGCCATCTAGACAGCTATAGGTCTGAAATGATGCGGTTGCCCGCAGAAGCTTGCCGCATACCTTAGAGACTCACGAGATCAGAATCCGTAGAGGCTATTAGCTGCAATATGTTATTTAGTGCTTAACATCCATCAGCGATTGTAGACCCATAGCGGATTGGGGCTACTTTGGTCCTAACCACTGTATGCTGTCTTCGTTATTTATCTTTTTTCGTGACTCTAGGACTGTTTGAAAGAATCCAAGTTAGCGCATCTTGCGAGGTCTCGTTTCTACTTCCGGTACCTATTAGCCGAGCATGTTGAAAGCTGCGCTGGAATCCGTAGTCAAATCTCCAATAAACATGAAACATTGTGCAAATGAGGAAGATATTCTGAAGCTGCGAACATTGCTGAGGGAATAATGAACACTCATCCTTTCCAGGATGTGCCATACATCTTCTTGAGGACCATCGGACACTACCTTCCGAAGTACTATTCGCGGATGTATGTACAAGGCTCTTGCATATGCTATCAGGTAACCTATGCATTTACAGGTACTTTATGCCACAGTTAGTTACCCTGAAAACACACTGGCGTATGAGGCCCATGCTTAATAGGTAGGGTCTTCAGGGCCTCCTTTGATACATGCCTTTAGGCATGAAAGGGCTTGCCTCTAGGTCAGTAACCACAGGCTCAGCTAGTAGCTAgtaaataaataaaagaAGTGTTGTGCGGTGCAGTAGAACTGCCAAATAAAATGGCAAGGGTCTTTGATTCCAAAGGGAGCTAGCCCAATCCTGAGCTGATGAATGCTCAAGGATATCTAAATGAGTTTTCCTACTATTGTACTCTTATATAAAGGATTCATGACGTGACAAAGAAACCGGTTAACCCTGTGCCTGTTGTAGGGTTCGGGGTGAAATGGTTTCCAACAACTTTCCTCCATTCTCTAGAGGCTTACAAAATAGTAAAACATATGTGGTTAATGGAGTGTCTCTGAATCTGACGCCTCCAAGGTCCTTATTTGCCCCAGTAGCCTGCCGAGCTCCTAACCCAACAGCTGATGACATCTTGCCTAAGATTATACACTATTGAGGTTAGAAGACACGGCTGAAAGACCGCTTGTGTAGAGATTATCGGCACTCAACCAGTTCGATAGTATCACGATTGCTGGATGACAAGCCGTTCCTCGTTCGCGATCGCTTTGCCTCGTAGCCCGACAGCTCGCTTCCAAAGTATGCGAATGATACGCAGTCCGCGtacaacaagcagcagagctTTGGCTGCTCTGCGTGCCGTCCTATGGCGATGCCTTATCAAGCACCGTCAAGACATAGTAACCTTCGCTGCAAGGCAAAGAAGTGCGGCAAGAGTCTCAACGGCAGATCCAAAACAAGCTCGCACTCCCGAAGAAGGGGTCCTTAAGCGACACTGGCCATGGGATACCTCTCGGTATGCTCCAGTAGCTGGTAAACCCTGACGTGATGTGAAGCTTGCAGATTGGAGAGCCTCTGCCCCAGGCGGCCGCTTAGTTATTAGAGGCCGACTCACCTGTTATGGTAGAGTTGACGAACTGGGTACAGCAACAGTTAGAGATCGAGGCAGTGTCTTAGAGACCGGAGCTGCTAGGGCACGCATTATGCGAAACTCTTCTGTCAAGTTGGCTTGATAGGACACTTTCTAATGGGGTCCAGTCGCCCAAAGCCCTACTTCTTGAGGACTTACTATCGACTATTTCAAACTGTAGAAGTATGCATGTAGTCTTATAGATTAATTGATACTGAGTGTTCCTGAATTCAGTGCCCGTGGACTCTTAATCCGCCGGCGGTATATACACGTCGAATTCTTTCTCACAAAAATGCCCTCCTCCAATCACTGCCTTTCTAAGAAGACCACTTTGCTCCCGTACTCCGTATCAAATGTGTACTGCAGACCCAGGTTCATAAGGGTCGCACCAGTATATGTCTTATCCCCATCGACAGTGTAGCTCGCCTCCGGATCAAGGCCCTGGAGCCTGACCCAGGGCGCTGCGTGATTGACGTTTGGCGACAGCTGGAAGTAGAAGAGTACAGCCTGGCTTCCATCTTCAGCCACAAACAGTGCCGCCGGCCACTGGCTCTCCTCAGGCAAACGCAGGCGGTAGAGATCCCCGTTCAGGACCAGAGGATTCACCTTCTCTGCCATTTGAATAAGTTCAGGGACGTCTGGATCATCCTGAAGTGTGGCGGGATCCAACTCCAGTCCGAACGACCCGCCCATCATTGCGACGTGCGCTCTGAACTCCAGTGGCACCGTGCGGCCCGTCTGGTGATTCGGGACGGCGGAGAGATGTGCACCCATGGCGGAAGGTGGATAGGCCAGACTCGTGCCGAATTGGATAGTGACTCGGTCCACGCCGTCGGTGTTATCCGACGTCCAGATTTGCGGGAAGTAATGCAAAACACCCGCGTCGAAGCG encodes the following:
- a CDS encoding glycosyltransferase (transcript_id=CADANIAT00004169) translates to MHIAFLSNPASGELNVQLTTAEQLVAQGHTVTFLSAESGRVKIDRFRDARPPCAQARIRFISLGSGHTVNDVTPFIQERMHLMRRVPGDPVSLQTCIECALGPAEEHASTAIKVRKHLDALEPDMTAQAKMTLTEADLYLSLSESIHSRIHRDRRDKHKIIKRLGLKSYGATRDSAHFPPHWEDDKCVAGIHFNTPGMIDCPKQSSKFVFVGAGVSKEPELLTATFPELEWMDDAALHGHDVVYINMGSMFVWESDEFRACIKGFEAAHRNMGGRVRFLIKINGCPRSRHTPRHSTTITTGLSPDQKEVKLEDELPPYIRLTSWIQHQQSIYTHRALKAFVHHGGGNSFNEAVHFAIPQLVLSQWLDTHEYGLYAEKFGLGLRSRNPPRIEADDIRLKIETLLGPKWDEYKSNCRAWAFRSQIAGGPAAAAKIVLFHAENEQKIPTKRVSNATDSGMEMELTPPLSPVLGEKNGTGSGAVKEIVI
- a CDS encoding uncharacterized protein (transcript_id=CADANIAT00004170) codes for the protein MASPIQQPYETTLPEPVSEWKLSGRNLVRPLRGAELLVKHSEHYCDGNSTIETSLTNAQLRRRHHAAWYRTRLVHPVIGVEFPALSHASYALHHTAKEAEHWASRTCIVETGTTTNDVYLARSREKASGISMTLVLDPIRGPRGCVLNMSHTLISLDIFLIMQEFIAQLSCPDAEAGVAGVFSPEAETMHAIIPRLPQSLSHVYSHPHTGGPNQRQPTPQDLQDALDTYQRTQDRWSRSSIGIPLHPNHAIRRRAIHNKTISFEPAESRAAFKFLKQAGVSLTAAFFASMTAAIAQRYPYRAPSLAADSAPTSGPQNVEPELEPEGAHLLFSAHGRRWLDTSAANGRGPVTMPIIPSSAWVSAKEVDLCPRTQQGLLKLAAAIDVAQNEDITSPHIIPVFDQLAPELATALANAHTPPSSPPPPPGRGRPTLTSQGQFSNGRDRQGAVGIHGDETDAVRMTDFKTGGRTTDPTVCFALNSFRDQLRFNMLFDEKFFDVTEVMLLGHEVAGMFRRLVGLDMEQQWSVRAKL
- a CDS encoding uncharacterized protein (transcript_id=CADANIAT00004171); its protein translation is MATPIQYQSPGLHSDETVHGTGIWRRIENGWTRECAATESGVSYNQNVRDGHTELTVELPFSTNLSTAELIQRVRNAWLLCHSTRPEIAIQISTGTELPQRLVFEPLKTPTEAAAWLKETFRVVSDADARDVARMTYSRRLPTKGKRNMLYLVTAGAASPEYPERHCLVWNFSHVLADVYSVVLFFNHFFRTVTEVAGDRDLDVRELDYSCLETRLPLTPMTPYEERYQPTKEHKERAIEGALAQTELYTSKMPQSIAMYPEPDAAARPHGTHCIRLRYTLAESEALLAALSEQKISITFAAAAATVLSIKQIYGRGHETGALLGMTRNARRWVDTEGRHRVPNAADVVFLWIPFKPEWFAPGTSTQETILLLAREIRTQLGPHLTSPHYISTLSFTADRVIANLAGEGEPVPSPQAPGFSPQGALPLQRDFASSRVSIRTHDLVHTGRQINPSAWVGMFSLWGRVTLSMGFDSKYYDPAKMEAFMERVKANLGSTQVVSKWSKPVVQARL
- a CDS encoding uncharacterized protein (transcript_id=CADANIAT00004172): MNTHPFQDVPYIFLRTIGHYLPKYYSRIYPENTLAYEAHA